Below is a window of Halarcobacter anaerophilus DNA.
CATTTGAGTTTTTCAAACTATTTAATATACTTGGAGTTTGAATAAAAGTATCTCCCATAAAAGTTTGACATTTTTGAGGTTCGATTGCATTACAATTTTTAGTTAATATTCTATAAGAGTTTTTGTCTAATTCAACAAAATATGCTCTTTTTGCTTCTCTGCTTACTGCTTCAAGTCCTATGCTTCCGCTTCCTGCAAAACTCTCAATAAAAATTTTATCTATAATATCAAATTGGAGGACATTAAACAAAGACTCTTTTAATCTAGCTTTTGAGCTTCTTGTTACTTCCAAAGAAGGCAATTCCAAAAGTTTGCCTTTATATTTACCCGCAATGATTTTTGTAGTAGGTCCGTTGTGTTTCATTCATTTTCACCATTAAATTTTGGCGTATTATAGTAAAAAATTGTTGAGGATTTAATTTGGAATTGATTTTGTTAATATTGTATTAATATAAAGTTTAACTTTTGTAAAATTTATCGCTTATAATTTCATTAGATAAAGTAAGGAGAAAAAATGAAATTTAAGTTAAGAGATATAGCAACATCAAGTACGACCGTTGTATTTTTTATAGTAGGACTAAGCGGTGTTATGCTCTATTTTAAAATATTTGACTCTCAAGTAAAAGAGTTGCATGAGATATTGGGATTAGCTTTTGTTGCAGCTGCCGTTTTACATGTTTTTGTAAACTGGAAAGCAATGAAAAACTACTTTAAGAAAAAGACTTTTATTAGTACTTCAGTTATTGTTTTAGCTATAAGTGCTCTATTTATTTCACAAACTTTTAATCAAGGGCAAAACCCTAAAGGTTTAGTTTTAAAAAGTGTAATCAATGCCCCTATAAACACTTCACTTCAAGTTTTAAATATAGATTATGACAGTGCATTAAAAAAATTGGAAAATAGAAACTATAAAGTAGCAAAAGAAGAGACTATTATGGCAATTGCAAAAGCAAATAGCATAAGTCCCTTTAAAGTTATTGCAATTATAACTTCTAAATAAATTTTGTAATTAAAAAATCACCCTTTGTTTGATAAAATTCTACAATTTTAACAAAGGGGTCTTTTTGCCGAGAAAAAAATTAAAAAAGATTTTACCGACGCATGAAAAAATAAAAGAGCAGAAACTCTTAAAAATCTTTGGGGACTTTTTACATAAAAGAGAGATTTGGAGTCTAAGCAGAAAAAAAGTTTTAGGCGGAGTATTTATAGGTATTTTCGTTGCAGCACTTCCTATGCCTTTTCAAATGGTTTTAGCCTCTTTATTGGCAATAATTTTTAATGTAAACCTGCCTATTAGTTTTGCACTTATTTTTATAAGCAATCCTCTTACAATGCCTTTTATGTTTTATATAGAGTATGAAATCGGAAATTTTATATTAAATCCGCCAAATCCGGTGGAGTTTAATTTTGACTCAATGTATGAAAACTTCGATCAAATTGCACTTTCATTGTATCTTGGTTCAATAATACTTGGATTAAGTTCGGCTGTTTTTTTAAGAATGCTTGTTAATTTTTTATGGATAAGAACTGTTAGAAAAGATAGAAAAACAAATAAGAGATATAAGTGAGAATTACCTCACTTATATAATTAGAATACTAAAATAACGCTTGAAGCTTTAAAGATTGCATATGCAATTTCACCCTCTTTAAAACCTAAATCATCAACCGCATCATTTGTAACAATCGCACAAATTGTATTATCACCTACAGATAATTTAATTTCAGTATTTACTTGCCCTTTAATAAGCTCTTTAATTTCACCTTTTATAACGTTTCTAGCTGTAGCTTGTAGAACCTCTTTTGAAAGAATCACAGATGATGATTTTATTAAGGTACATATATCTGAACCTACTGTTAAATCTAAAGAATCAGTAGCTTCTTTTGTAATTAAAGCCGATATAACAACTCCTGCTGCAACTTCAACTTTAATCTCAGACATAACTTGCCCTGATTTTACCTCAACAATTTTCCCCGCTAATTCATTTCTTGCACTTGTTTTCATCCCTACTCCTTTTTTAAATATTGTAATTAATTATAATCCTTAAAAACTTAATTACTTATAAAAAATAACTGTAAAATAAGAATTTTCATTATCTACATAAAGCTATAA
It encodes the following:
- the rsmD gene encoding 16S rRNA (guanine(966)-N(2))-methyltransferase RsmD; this encodes MKHNGPTTKIIAGKYKGKLLELPSLEVTRSSKARLKESLFNVLQFDIIDKIFIESFAGSGSIGLEAVSREAKRAYFVELDKNSYRILTKNCNAIEPQKCQTFMGDTFIQTPSILNSLKNSNDELILYVDPPFDYREGMDEVYKKSFDMIENIENENIFMIIFEHVSTLEMPERLGKFILNKTKKFGKSSLSYYTYK
- a CDS encoding DUF4405 domain-containing protein codes for the protein MKFKLRDIATSSTTVVFFIVGLSGVMLYFKIFDSQVKELHEILGLAFVAAAVLHVFVNWKAMKNYFKKKTFISTSVIVLAISALFISQTFNQGQNPKGLVLKSVINAPINTSLQVLNIDYDSALKKLENRNYKVAKEETIMAIAKANSISPFKVIAIITSK
- a CDS encoding DUF2062 domain-containing protein, with translation MPRKKLKKILPTHEKIKEQKLLKIFGDFLHKREIWSLSRKKVLGGVFIGIFVAALPMPFQMVLASLLAIIFNVNLPISFALIFISNPLTMPFMFYIEYEIGNFILNPPNPVEFNFDSMYENFDQIALSLYLGSIILGLSSAVFLRMLVNFLWIRTVRKDRKTNKRYK
- a CDS encoding TOBE domain-containing protein, whose product is MKTSARNELAGKIVEVKSGQVMSEIKVEVAAGVVISALITKEATDSLDLTVGSDICTLIKSSSVILSKEVLQATARNVIKGEIKELIKGQVNTEIKLSVGDNTICAIVTNDAVDDLGFKEGEIAYAIFKASSVILVF